Part of the Triticum urartu cultivar G1812 chromosome 2, Tu2.1, whole genome shotgun sequence genome, taatataattctagcatgaataataaacatttatgatgatataagaaaatataaataacaactttattcttgcctctagggcatatttccttcaggatgCGCAAAAGGAGATGATGAAGTGGGACCGGAAGAGGGCAGAGAAGAAGCTCGAAATTGAGAGGGTGAAGATCGAGTTGGAGAAGCTGGAGACGGCGGTCAAATGGGAACTCGAGAAGGCCAAGACATTTGGCGAGATAGAGCTTGAGAAGGAGAGGTTGTAACTCACACGAGAAGCAGAGGATGCGAAGATCATGTTGGCGGACGAAACCCTCTATCGGCGACCGCAGGGAGTACAAggcggcaacggcggcggcaGCAGGGACAACGGATCATGAGGCCCGGATGCAGGTGAGCAGGACGAGCAGGACACATTCCGCCAGGAGTAGGCATCCGGCCAGTGATCCGAAGCCATTTGTCATGCTCGGACATTGATTTCATTTTGGCATGTCCGGTTTATTGGACTATGATTTGCTTTACTTGGTTTCGAACTGTTGAACTCAGATAATTTGTATCGTATGATCGACCTTCATGGATCGCATGGATTTGAGGATCGGTATCCAAGGTATGTGGATGTGAGGTGCAATATATGAGAGGCCGACCAGTGCCGTCTGCCGACACTCTCTCGGGCGTATAGAGGGGTGAATTTGTCAATTTCAAGTGTAGATGCTCTAACCAACTTGGTTCAGACCTAGACTTTCACCCCAAAGGTTGAGACCATGCTTGAATAGCAGCACCATCGAAGTCACATATGTGTTGTCGTCACCATTTTTCCACAACCTTAATAGCTATATGTGATGTGATACCGCCCCACTGCCAGCCATCCCTCACACCAATCTGCTGTCCATAGCTTGCATCTCATGCAACTATTTAAATATATATGCTTAAATTGATATTGATCTATATATGCATGTTTAATATATATGCTTAAATTGAAAAtgatctatatatatatatatatatatatatatatatatatgtgcatGTTAAATTAAAACAACGGACATATCGCTCCCTATAATAGTTTTAGAATTACCGGGCAAAGTCAGCTGGGAGGGGGTGGCAAGCGAACGTTATTTGCTGGCGTTTTTAGTTGTTAGGCGAGATGAAACGATGACAGTTTTTAAATGAAAATTGCCTCCTCACCAAGAAACTGCCATGTGGCATAAGAGAATGACACACCTCGCCACTTGTTCACAACTAAAACTGCCACAAAATCGTTCACATATGTCACCCTTCCTGTCGAAGGTTCACCTTCGCCAGCTAACGTCGTCCTAGAATTATAGTTTTGGAATCACTTATGTACAAAATATATTTGTAAAAATTGCATACCATGTTGACACAACATGACTGTAGGGCCTATAAACTGAGAGCGGCTTGCTAAAAAGAAGAGAACTGAAAGCGATTATGGGCCATGACATACCAACCATCTTATCGTTGTCACTACAGTTTTGCAAGCATCTGACTAGATTATTCGTTCTGGTTCAGGTACTAACTCACCTCACCGACTGAAGAACGTGGGTGCTGGTGAGGAAATTGGTGCAGGTACATGAATTGAATTAAGAATGggaaaatagcatacggtggagTCTGATCGCTTACTCGAGTTTGATATTGTTATTACCTTGAATATTGACAGTATGTACTCACGCAAATCTCATGTTTAGATCGGTAACGATTAGCAGCAATTTAGAAACAATTATTTCTTGATCGTCTACATGTCAAAAAAGATCTTGATTGCCTACGAAATAGCCAGATCGATATAATTTAATTACACCTGGACGAATCTTTGCAAGGTTCGTCCGAATGTTGTGGCAGTACCACATGATCATACAGCGATGACAAATCATTCACATGATAATATAAACAAACGCTTAATCAAGACAGCACCAGAATGGGCTGGCAGTGAAGTGAACGCAACCACCAAAAGACGCGGAAGCACCATGGTAAATAGTACCAGACCTGTGTCTGTGACTGCTACTTTTCACGATCCAAGAAATCTGAGATCTCAGGGGTTTGGTACCCTGTCATACGTTTCACAAGAAAAGAAAAGTACCCTGTTCTATCTGGTTGGCTCATTTGCATTAGCAAATCTGTTCGTGCTAAGAGATGCTCCTCCAACTCATGGCCCCTACTGAAAAAAATTACTGAGCCCATCATAAGATCTTAAATCTTGCAAGAAGCATGGATTTAACTGAAATGATAATCACAAGAGAACACCACACGAACTCGAAATCCTCTGACCCATATGGTCCATCTCAGATGAAGGGTGGGGAGAAGCAGGCAAGCAGGATAATTTCCTTCCATGAAGAGGAAAGTCCATTCGATTCAAGGGAGATCCCAACAAAAGACGgggtgggagagagagagaaaacaAGAGTTCTTCAATCGACACAATACATCGAAGGAGCAGTAAATAAACTCCCTTTCTTATGACATGTATATGATCTTTCCTTCTCTCTTCATCATCGGGCGTTCTTGATTCTCGAGCCCGATGCTTGGGCTGCGTCACTGGGTCGCGACGGTGCCGGATGAGGAGGATGGTGAGGCCGGGTGCCGCGGCACCGCGTTGGCCGCGGCCGGTGAAGGAGGCGAAGAAGGACGGCTTCCCTGGGCCTGGCCGTGGCCGTGGCCCTGGGAGTTGGTACGATGGAAACGGCACTTGAAGGACCCCGCGTGGGTGGCCGGCGCACAGACGCATTTGGAAGCGGGTCCGTGGCCTGCGCCGGACGGCGCCGACGCCGACCCGGGCCACCTCCTCCGCGTATTCTTGGGCGACGCGGCCTCGCCGGTCGGCGTGGTGCTGTTGCTGTGGTGGCCGTGGGCGTGGAACCTCCCCTCCTCCCCCGTGGTGTCCACGTAGTTGGAAGCCATTTCTGCCCCCTGTGTTTCCTGTTTCTGCATAGGCATTGAATTTAACGCTCGAGTAAATACATGATTCGTTCCGATTTCCAAATAACCCGAGATTTAGATCGAGGGTTCATTAGGAGTACTAATCAACAACCCAACAAGGAGGATGGTTGGTGGTAATCAGTTGCGTGTTAGCGCACATACAGGTGAAAATAACACTAGAAAGCAGCAGAAGAAGAACAGAAAGAACTTGAGATTAGCAGCAGAGTCACTCTACCTAGAAATCTGCAAGAGGGGAGGGAAGCAGAGCAGAGCAGCTGCCGGGGCGAGAGGAGGTGCCGAGAGCGGCAAACTGCGTTGCCCCGGCGAATACCCCTCGCTTTATACGGGCAAGGCCTGCCCGCGGGCAGCTGCCCGGGATTCCTCCCGGGCCCCGAAACCGTGGGCCCCGCCCACTGCCCCGACGGCCCCACCCACCGTCTCGGTCGGATTCGGATGGGAACGAGATCTCGCACGCAGGGACAAGCGAACGCCGGCGGTTGCGCATAATTCCGGGACACCTGTGGGCTCCCGTCACGATGAGCCAACGAGATTGGAGCGGCGCCGCCGCGCCAAATCCGGGGCGCCCACAGACTACTCCGTCGCGGCTAGAGCGCGCGCGCAGCAACCTACTGCCACTGgactttttctttttctttttctttttctgcgTTAATGGATAGCACTCGACTCGAGTACTCGTGACGTCCTACCTACATACAGTACCCAGCATGGCAGCATCCATCGGTCATGGCGTGGGTGCGCGAGAGGCGTCTGCCCACTCGCCTCGAGTTCACGACACATGGGCGCGGCGGCAGGTATGCAGCGCGGCGCTACGTTTGCTATGCCACGTTAGGGGTCTGGACCGTGCCGACGCGCGCGGGTAGTCGGACGGAACACGGAACGGCGACGCATGGCAACGAGCAGCCCAACCACCCGAGGCCAAAGGAGCAAAACAAAAGGAACCGAGAGTCCGACACGGCGGAGCCGCCGACCGCCAAGGGTAAACGATTCTCCAGTTTCTCACCGGGCGTGCTACGGGCCTACAGCATGGTCGATCGATCGTGACATCCTGACATATATCAGTTTTTGAGGATGATTGGGCCGATCGTTATCACATCCTTGCGTGGTGGTGGCTCCAATTAGATCGGACACTTCTCTAGCACACCGCGCCTACTTCAAGTCGGCGCGTCGCTCGCTCACCTCGCAGCACGTCCGTCGCGCTCGCCCCGGCCCTGTTGGCTATACCTTCCACGCTACGGAATCTGACACGTGCCAGGCTCAGTACTAGACTTACGTGAGAGTATCACAGTAAGTATTCTTTTTTGACAGGAGGTTGAATCCCCGGCCTTTGCATCAGCGAGATGCATCTAATTGTTTTTGTTAATTACTCCTTCCATTCACAAACTACAAGATGTTTTTGTACTTTATACATATTGAAATGAGTAGCAAACGCACTAAAATGTGTCTATGTACATTAAATTTCGAAAAAAAGATAGAATATCTTATATTcgtgaatggagggagtattaagCAGCGTATAAATAAAAACAACCACTTAAAAAAAGATAAACATTCTTGTATCACCGTCGTCACGTCAGTTGGACAAGGATTTTCAGCCTGCTTGTTAAGACCAACCAATGAAAACCAACACAACAACAAATAGACAAGCCTTTAACAAGATAAAGGTACAATTTCGTCGATGCTGAGCAAAACCAATAATGGTAAGTGCAAGAGTTTTCATCAGAACATGAAACGGTGTTTAAGTCAACATCTTGTATCTGCAGTACTCCACGCCAGGCCAAAAAGGCAATAACAGATTGGTGGGGTGTCTTCACACCCTAGACCACCACCATGTTCGCCGGGAGGGTGCCAATGTCTCTGTGCATATCTGGCTGCTGCCACTCAACACCAGCGTGAGTTATACTGCAACATACACCATATTGTTGGAGTCACTGCGTCGGTGCTAGATGTCGGTGAGGAACCGCTGACGTGCCCCAAATTCACCAGCGCCAGACGCTGCTGCTGGTGCCACAAACCATCTCGTGCGATGGGCATTGCCTTCACACCAAAGGAAAATCTCCTTTGCGCCGCCAGCGAGTGACCACCATGCCACACGGAACCACCATTGTTGCGCATGCAGATACGCCAACGCACATGCAAATGTGTCGCCGCACCACTTGATCTCCTTGTTGCGGTTGCCgagccccccccccacacacacacaataaCTAGCTGCAGCACCATCGCGCTACTAATGCCCAAGCCCTTGCATTACTCATATGAGGCGTCCAAGTTAACTAACATCAACACGGACGTCATCCTAGGTTGCCACTCACTGGCCGGTCAGATGAACACAAGGGATTGCTCCTCCACGAGCACCCGTCGAACCTCAACCGCGAGTGCCAAGATCCAGTTTACCATTGTCGTCCCATGATGCCTGGGGGTCCCACGGATTTGTCTCACATGGGTCGCGTCAGCCCCGTCTACGGGTGCGCACGGGCTCGCCGCCCATGAACTACAAATCCATGCCCCTCCCgaggtggcatgcaaatctttgtcAAGAACTAAGCCTACGAAAGCCTATCATCAGCGCTAGCGTGCCCGCCTCACTACCATGGGTAGTTCGAGGATGTCCGCGCCCGACAACCTACAACATCCAAAAGGAATCAGCACCGCCATCCTGCCCGGCAACAACACGGTGGTACGCCAATCCACGTTAAGGAACTACCTCAAGATCTAGATCCTTGTGAAGACTCTCACTAGCAAGACCATCACACTTGGGGTGAAAACCCTTTGACATCACCGACGATGTCAAGGCCAAGATCTACCCGGTGAGGAGCTACTTCCAGGGGCATGCCCCCCGTCACTTGCCTCCCATGGATGCCCGAGGACCCGCCAACGACCAGTCGATGGCGGGCGCGGCGATAGGACTGCTCAGACCTACAGTGGCCTAGACCTGCAACATCCAATCGTAGCCCAAGGCGCGCTGTCTCGCATGTGCGGCTTCCCTTGGAAGGCAAGTCGCATGCATGGTGGCTCACTGCGACATGGGTGCTACTTGGCAGGGCGTACAATAGTGACGGGCGCGAAGTCAACAAAGCTGCCCCGATGGGACATGCGTATGCTCCCGACTACGCGCCTCGTCGCCATGTGCCTCTCACAGTTACTATGTTAGGTACTCCACTATGCAACCACCTTATTTACTACTTTGTAGCCGATGTGGCAAACCCTtatgactataaaaggaggcccagaCTACTTAGATCAGGGTTGGGCACTTAATAGTTCCAGGCTCCCAGCTAGTTCCCACACACTGCACCAACATCGTTTCCTAGCCCCAGCTACGGAAACCAACACTTGTGAACCTTGTTCACCATATCCAATGAGAAAGACAAGCAGGACCTAGGGTATTATGCTTCTTAGCAGCCGAAGTTGTGTAAAAATCTTCATGTCCTAGAGGTAGGATTCGTGCATCTCTTCGCCCCTCATCGAACCAAGAAAGGGTGCATCACTTATCCTTGGTGTTGTGTTTCACACACACGACAACCATCATCTCCTTCACCGCCTGACATCGTAGGTTGTCGAGGACAAACGTCGGCGACGGTGAACTCGCCACATGGTAGCCTATGGTGTCACTGTCAGTATTTTCCATGTGCATGGGGACGAACTTTGGGCTTGCGTGCAACATCTGTAGCGGCTACTTAGGGCAGAACCTCTCCCAACTCCACCAACTCTGCAAATTCAACTTCTCCAACCAGCTTCCCGCTTCACCTAGCGATAAAAAAATGTTTGGCAGCGACCTCAACTTCTCCCAACGCTGCAGCCCAGATGGGAGGCTACTGGCCTGTTGGGCGCTGGTTTGGGCCAGCTAGAGGCAGCACAGTTGGGGAGATGTCTATGCAAAGGCCGAAATAGAGGGTTAAACGGGCTGGGTTGCATGATGTGGAGATGCTGCTCCTTGCTTGGGCAAGCTTTCTCGGGCGTCAATGGCGTCGAAGGGAGCTCCTCCTTGCGATGGGCTCGCTGCTCCTGGCTGGCGGC contains:
- the LOC125537981 gene encoding uncharacterized protein LOC125537981; this translates as MASNYVDTTGEEGRFHAHGHHSNSTTPTGEAASPKNTRRRWPGSASAPSGAGHGPASKCVCAPATHAGSFKCRFHRTNSQGHGHGQAQGSRPSSPPSPAAANAVPRHPASPSSSSGTVATQ